The Besnoitia besnoiti strain Bb-Ger1 chromosome IV, whole genome shotgun sequence genome contains a region encoding:
- a CDS encoding hypothetical protein (encoded by transcript BESB_056840), translating to MPPRIMYLHGLEGARGSDKEKMLEKVFGKQACKNVNLKTRQTIMLFTLLFTLVVLLVVCACVACFIWLKWYIGLVVSLIAVLLLVAGYWIAGRGVTQYMMKQARTLAEKKFKDYKPNVIVAETFGAVVALSMDVPKVALLLLAPAQDQYTRFMKLKTYWGIGDFPYVMVVHGSHDKTIPLDDSVRLIETSEVGRCRLEVVDDNHSLKGVTAEDLESWVKEVYTIGKQQARKMAADGNKQVDPSLFGDDDDDAKTTSGSATSV from the exons ATGCCGCCGCGAATCATGTATCTCCACGGGCTCGAGGGAGCCCGTGGGTCGGACAAGGAAAAAATGCTGGAGAAGGTCTTCGGCAAACAAGCGTGCAAGAACGTGAACCTTAAGACTCGCCAGACGATCATGCTGTTCACTCTGCTGTTCACGCTGGTTGTCCTCTTGgtcgtctgcgcgtgcgt GGCGTGCTTCATCTGGCTGAAGTGGTACATCGGCCTCGTTGTTTCCCTGATAGCT GTGTTGCTTTTGGTGGCGGGCTACTGGATTGCCGGACGCGGCGTCACGCAGTACATGATGAAACAGGCGCGTACgctcgcggagaagaagtTCAAGGATTACAAGCCGAATGTGATTGTCGCGGAGACCTTCGGCGCCGTTGTCGCGCTGAGCATGGACGTTCCAAAAGTTGCGCTG CTCCTGCTCGCACCGGCTCAGGACCAGTATACGCGGTTCATGAAGTTGAAGACGTATTGGGGGATCGGCGACTTCCCTTACGTCATGGTCGTTCACGGCTCGCACGACAAGACCATTCCTCTCGATGACTCTGTTCGTTTGATTGAAACCAGCGAAGTTGGCCGTTGCAGACTAGAAGTTGTTG ACGACAACCATTCGCTTAAAGGTGTCACGGCAGAAGACCTCGAGAGCTGGGTCAAGGAGGTATACACGATCGgcaagcagcaggcgcggaagATGGCCGCGGACGGAAACAAACAAGTCGACCCTTCTCTTTTCGgcgacgatgacgacgacgccAAGACGACTTCCGGGTCGGCGACCTCGGTTTAG